From Nicotiana tabacum cultivar K326 chromosome 22, ASM71507v2, whole genome shotgun sequence, one genomic window encodes:
- the LOC107759341 gene encoding uncharacterized protein LOC107759341, with protein MTSASSQRPAFGLSYLRKTVTWLFITLLIIYLLYSFTLILNKDSECTNSSSDLSTKEAFSLPPPPPSHSKNSSFQKNSGEPETGLQHIVFGIAASSNLWDKRKEYINLWWKPGEMRGVVWLDKNVTIKKNEGLPEIRISGNTSKFLYTNRQGNRSALRISRVVSETLRLGLKDVRWFVMGDDDTVFAVDNVVRVLSKYDHNQYYYIGSSSESHIQNIFFSYAMAYGGGGFAISYPLAKELEKIQDRCIQRYPGLYGSDDRIQACMAELGVPLTREPGFHQYDVYGNLLGLLGAHPVTPLVSIHHLDVVDPIVPRMSRVDGLQRLFESMKYDTASIMQQSICYDKQKYWSISVSWGYVVQITRGNISPRELEMPTRTFLNWYKRADYTAYAFNTRPVTKHPCQKPFVYYISTAKFDRSKNQIVGIYHRHRESYPYCRWKIESPENINAIVVLKRPDNNRWQKAPRRDCCKVLPSNNSNLYIWIDSCGKGETSEM; from the exons atgacttCTGCTTCTTCTCAACGGCCTGCATTTGGCCTCAGCTACCTTCGCAAAACTGTAACTTGGCTATTTATCACCTTATTAATCATCTATCTTCTTTACTCTTTCACCCTAATTCTCAATAAAGATTCTGAATGTACGAATTCTTCCTCAGACTTATCCACAAAAGAAGCTTTTTCTCTCCCTCCACCTCCACCTTCTCattccaaaaattcatcttttcaAAAGAATTCAGGGGAGCCTGAAACAGGGCTACAACACATTGTATTTGGAATAGCCGCGTCTTCAAATTTGtgggataaaagaaaagagtACATAAATTTATGGTGGAAGCCAGGGGAAATGAGAGGTGTTGTTTGGTTAGATAAAAATGTTACAATTAAGAAAAACGAAGGCTTACCTGAAATTCGTATTTCAGGGAACACAAGTAAGTTTTTGTACACAAATCGACAGGGGAACAGATCGGCTCTTAGGATTTCACGTGTAGTTTCGGAGACATTAAGGTTAGGTCTTAAAGATGTGAGATGGTTTGTAATGGGAGATGATGACACAGTATTTGCTGTGGATAATGTTGTGAGAGTGCTTTCAAAATATGATCATAACCAGTATTATTACATTGGGAGCTCTTCAGAAAGTCATATTCAGAACATATTTTTTTCATATGCCATGGCTTATGGTGGGGGTGGATTTGCTATTAGTTATCCATTGGCTAAAGAGTTAGAGAAAATTCAAGATCGTTGCATTCAGCGATACCCTGGATTATATGGAAGTGATGATCGAATTCAAGCTTGTATGGCTGAGCTTGGTGTCCCTCTTACGAGAGAACCTGGATTTCATCAG TATGATGTGTATGGGAACTTGCTAGGGCTATTGGGAGCACATCCTGTAACACCTCTAGTATCAATTCACCATCTAGATGTAGTAGATCCTATTGTCCCAAGAATGAGCAGAGTTGATGGACTCCAACGCCTTTTTGAATCGATGAAATATGACACAGCCAGCATAATGCAGCAGTCAATCTGCTACGACAAGCAAAAATATTGGTCTATTTCAGTGTCATGGGGTTATGTGGTTCAGATCACAAGGGGTAATATCTCTCCCAGAGAATTAGAAATGCCCACAAGAACATTTCTTAACTGGTATAAAAGAGCTGATTACACAGCCTATGCATTCAACACTAGGCCTGTGACCAAGCACCCGTGCCAGAAGCCTTTCGTCTACTACATTAGCACAGCCAAATTTGATCGAAGCAAAAATCAGATCGTTGGGATTTACCATCGTCATAGAGAGTCGTATCCTTATTGCAGGTGGAAAATTGAGTCACCTGAGAATATCAACGCCATTGTTGTCTTGAAAAGGCCCGATAACAATCGTTGGCAAAAA GCACCGAGAAGGGATTGTTGTAAAGTTCTACCGtcaaacaactccaatttgtaCATTTGGATAGACAGTTGCGGAAAAGGTGAAACCAGTGAAATGTAG
- the LOC107759400 gene encoding putative serine/threonine-protein kinase PBL7, giving the protein MGCFPCSGDGDTSIKRPERKIIHTNNQYKRVNHQPQPKQDTPVVASHFKFVKNEEAKDANRSTSRKEGDYSNNTPPTDGKIGGAKARRFKFDELVAATDSFKEDYFLGEGGFGKVYKGHLLDTGEIVAIKQLDPNGCQGVREFVVEVQTLSKADHPNLVKLIGCCAEGDQRLLVYEYMPLGSLEDHLYDPWPNQKPLDWNTRMKIAAGAARGLEYLHDKMKPPIIYRDLKCSNILLDDGYHPKLSDFGLAKVGPSGDKTHVSTRVMGTYGYCAPDYAMTGQLTFKSDIYSFGVVLLEIITGRRAIDYTKSTAEQNLVAWARPLFKDRKKFYKMADPALEGQYPIRSLYQALAIAAMCVQEQPNMRPPIVDIVTALNYLASQKYDPETEPPVRKSTKSQSFHKSKTDEKSW; this is encoded by the exons atgggcTGTTTCCCTTGTTCTGGAGATGGAGATACATCAATCAAGAGACCGGAGAGAAAAATAATCCATACCAATAACCAATACAAAAGGGTTAATCATCAGCCTCAGCCTAAACAAG ATACGCCGGTGGTGGCTAGTCACTTTAAATTTGTGAAGAATGAAGAGGCTAAAGATGCAAACCGATCTACGTCTAGGAAAGAAGGGGATTATAGCAACAACACCCCTCCCACAGATGGAAAAATTGGTGGTGCTAAGGCGCGGCGGTTTAAATTTGATGAATTAGTAGCTGCAACAGATAGTTTCAAAGAAGATTACTTCTTGGGAGAAGGAGGTTTTGGCAAAGTTTACAAAGGTCATTTGCTGGATACTGGTGAG ATTGTCGCCATCAAACAACTTGATCCGAATGGATGTCAAGGAGTTAGGGAATTTGTTGTTGAAGTACAGACACTAAGTAAGGCTGACCACCCTAATCTTGTTAAACTAATTGGTTGTTGTGCCGAGGGAGATCAAAGATTATTGGTCTATGAGTACATGCCTCTCGGTTCGTTGGAAGATCATTTGTATG ACCCCTGGCCAAATCAAAAGCCTCTTGATTGGAACACTAGAATGAAGATAGCTGCAGGTGCTGCAAGAGGCCTGGAATATTTACATGACAAGATGAAGCCTCCTATAATATATCGTGATCTCAAATGCTCCAATATTCTGCTTGACGACGGGTACCATCCAAAGTTATCTGATTTTGGCTTGGCTAAAGTGGGTCCTAGTGGAGACAAGACTCATGTTTCCACCAGAGTGATGGGCACATATGGATACTGTGCACCAGATTATGCTATGACTGGCCAACTGACTTTCAAATCTGATATCTATAGCTTTGGAGTTGTTCTTCTGGAAATAATCACGGGTAGGAGAGCGATTGACTATACAAAATCTACCGCGGAGCAAAATCTGGTTGCTTGG GCAAGACCATTATTTAAAGACAGGAAGAAATTCTACAAGATGGCAGATCCAGCACTTGAAGGTCAATATCCAATTAGGAGCTTATACCAAGCTCTTGCAATTGCCGCAATGTGTGTCCAGGAACAACCTAATATGCGTCCTCCCATTGTTGATATCGTCACTGCTTTGAACTACCTTGCCTCCCAAAAGTATGACCCTGAAACTGAGCCTCCTGTCCGAAAGTCCACCAAAAGTCAATCTTTTCACAAATCTAAAACAGATGAAAAATCCTGGTAA